From a single Deltaproteobacteria bacterium genomic region:
- a CDS encoding CoB--CoM heterodisulfide reductase iron-sulfur subunit A family protein produces MSDTVGSVMVVGGGISGMQAALDLANSGYFVHLVERTAGIGGMMSQLDKTFPTNDCAMUILSPKLVEVGRHINIELLTLSELTGVTGEAGNFRVKITRHPRYVDVDKCIACGACTEKCPAKVDNEYEGGLVKRKAVYVKYAQAVPLKYAIDDRYCLKLTKGKCGLCEKKCPAGAINYADTKEFLEISVGAIIMAQGGDTYNPASHDTYGYSNNPNIVTSLEFERILSASGPYGGHLVRPSDHKEPKKIAWLQCVGSRDEHIGRGYCSSVCCTYAVKEAMLAKEHAKGLDAAIFYMDMRTFGKDFERFYNRARDEAGVRFIKARVTGIESDPETGLQKIAWMNEDGQLATEGFDIVVLSVGLGSTEEGRELARRLGVGLDRYGFIPTGSFTPVDTERPGIFVCGASAGPKDIPSSVIDSSAAAAQAGALLAEHRNELTRAREIPSERDIRGETTRIGVFLCRCGTNIAGVVDIPKLLERTKTLPGVAFAAENLFSCSQDTQDKMAKLVAEHGLNRVVVAACTPKTHEPLFQETLTNAGLNKYLFEMANIRNHCSWVHKDEPEKATEKAWDLVRMAVAKAALLAPLTEPVLSIDPKALVIGGGVAGMEAARNLSAQGYKTFLVEKADRLGGNAKKLHRTWKGEDVQDYLARLIVKISNDPKIEVLLNATVTAVEGFVGNFKTTVNAAGESRMLEHGVTIFASGATELVPQGFGYGENRRVLTGLSLSQKLTNEPESARNIKQAVFIQCVGSRIPERPYCSKVCCTQSIRNALSLLEVNPDIKITILFRDMRPYGLREELYRQAREKGVLFLRYDAEKPPDVDADGVVRFTDRVLKRPLKITADMVVLATAMVPEKDSPLGPFYKVSQNADGFFAEAHVKLRPVDFATDGVFVCGLAHAPKSLDESVSQAQAAAARAVTLLSTRQMAVAGTVAAVNPSHCSSCGVCVSICPYGAPRFDPKTGKAFIEATLCKGCGLCTASCRSGAISLKGFDAPQVFAQIEAL; encoded by the coding sequence ATGTCTGACACGGTTGGAAGCGTGATGGTGGTGGGCGGCGGAATATCCGGGATGCAGGCCGCGCTTGATCTGGCCAACTCCGGTTATTTCGTCCACCTGGTGGAGCGCACGGCGGGCATAGGCGGCATGATGAGCCAGCTTGACAAGACCTTTCCCACCAACGACTGCGCCATGTGAATTCTCTCCCCAAAACTGGTCGAGGTCGGCCGGCACATAAATATCGAGCTTCTGACCCTTTCCGAGCTAACCGGCGTAACCGGGGAAGCCGGAAACTTCAGGGTTAAAATCACCAGGCACCCGCGCTACGTTGACGTGGACAAGTGCATAGCCTGCGGTGCGTGCACCGAAAAATGCCCCGCCAAGGTTGATAACGAGTACGAGGGCGGCCTTGTGAAGCGCAAGGCGGTGTACGTGAAGTATGCCCAGGCAGTGCCCCTGAAATACGCCATAGACGACCGGTATTGCCTGAAGCTCACCAAGGGCAAGTGCGGGCTGTGCGAAAAAAAATGCCCGGCGGGTGCCATCAATTACGCAGACACGAAAGAATTCCTCGAAATCTCAGTGGGCGCGATAATCATGGCCCAGGGAGGCGACACCTACAACCCTGCCTCCCACGACACCTACGGCTACTCGAATAATCCAAACATAGTCACAAGCCTCGAATTCGAGCGCATACTTTCGGCCTCCGGCCCCTACGGCGGGCATCTGGTGCGGCCCTCCGACCACAAAGAGCCGAAGAAGATCGCCTGGCTCCAGTGCGTGGGTTCGCGGGACGAGCACATCGGGCGCGGCTACTGCTCATCGGTGTGCTGCACCTACGCAGTAAAGGAGGCCATGCTGGCCAAGGAGCACGCCAAAGGCCTGGACGCCGCCATCTTCTACATGGACATGCGCACCTTCGGAAAGGACTTCGAGCGCTTCTACAACCGGGCAAGGGACGAGGCGGGAGTAAGATTCATCAAGGCCCGCGTCACCGGAATCGAGTCAGACCCGGAAACCGGCCTGCAGAAAATCGCCTGGATGAACGAGGACGGGCAGCTCGCCACGGAGGGCTTCGACATCGTGGTGCTTTCGGTGGGCTTGGGCTCCACCGAAGAGGGCCGGGAGCTGGCCCGAAGGCTCGGAGTGGGCCTCGACCGCTACGGATTCATACCCACCGGCAGCTTCACCCCGGTTGACACTGAGCGTCCAGGAATCTTCGTCTGCGGGGCCTCGGCGGGCCCCAAGGACATTCCTTCCTCGGTGATCGATTCCTCAGCGGCAGCGGCCCAGGCCGGGGCCCTTCTGGCCGAACACCGGAACGAGCTCACGCGCGCCAGGGAAATCCCCTCCGAAAGGGACATACGCGGCGAAACCACAAGGATCGGAGTTTTCCTCTGCCGCTGCGGAACCAACATAGCGGGGGTGGTGGACATCCCGAAACTTCTGGAACGGACAAAAACCCTGCCCGGCGTGGCCTTTGCGGCGGAGAACCTCTTTTCCTGCTCCCAGGACACCCAGGACAAGATGGCGAAGCTGGTTGCGGAACACGGCTTGAACCGGGTGGTGGTGGCGGCCTGCACCCCCAAGACCCACGAGCCTCTGTTCCAGGAAACCCTCACCAACGCGGGCCTCAACAAGTACCTTTTCGAGATGGCCAACATAAGGAACCACTGCTCGTGGGTCCACAAGGACGAGCCCGAAAAGGCAACGGAAAAGGCCTGGGACCTGGTGCGCATGGCGGTGGCCAAGGCCGCCCTTTTGGCCCCCCTCACAGAGCCGGTTCTTTCCATCGATCCCAAGGCCCTGGTGATCGGCGGCGGCGTGGCGGGCATGGAGGCGGCCCGGAATCTCTCGGCCCAGGGCTACAAGACCTTTCTGGTGGAGAAGGCCGACAGGCTTGGCGGTAACGCCAAAAAGCTCCATCGCACCTGGAAGGGCGAGGACGTCCAGGACTACCTTGCCCGGCTCATCGTAAAAATCAGCAACGACCCTAAAATCGAGGTGCTTTTAAACGCCACGGTCACGGCGGTGGAAGGCTTCGTGGGCAATTTCAAAACCACGGTTAACGCGGCTGGCGAAAGCCGCATGCTTGAGCACGGGGTCACCATCTTCGCATCGGGCGCGACCGAGCTTGTCCCCCAAGGTTTCGGTTACGGCGAAAACCGGCGCGTCCTAACAGGGCTTTCGCTTTCGCAGAAGCTCACCAACGAGCCGGAATCGGCCAGGAACATAAAGCAGGCCGTCTTCATTCAGTGCGTGGGCTCCCGCATCCCGGAGCGGCCCTATTGCTCCAAGGTCTGCTGCACCCAGAGCATCAGAAACGCGCTTTCGCTTCTCGAAGTCAACCCGGATATCAAAATCACCATACTTTTCAGGGATATGCGCCCATACGGCCTCCGGGAGGAGCTTTACCGCCAAGCCCGCGAAAAAGGCGTGCTGTTTTTGAGATACGACGCGGAAAAGCCGCCCGATGTCGATGCCGACGGGGTTGTGAGATTCACGGACAGGGTCCTCAAGCGGCCTCTGAAAATAACTGCTGACATGGTGGTCCTGGCTACGGCGATGGTCCCGGAAAAGGACTCGCCCTTAGGCCCATTTTACAAGGTGTCCCAGAACGCGGACGGATTCTTTGCCGAGGCCCACGTGAAACTGAGGCCCGTGGATTTCGCAACCGACGGCGTTTTCGTGTGCGGCCTGGCCCACGCGCCCAAGAGCCTGGATGAATCCGTTAGCCAGGCCCAGGCGGCGGCGGCCAGGGCCGTGACCCTGCTGTCAACCCGCCAGATGGCGGTGGCCGGAACCGTGGCCGCCGTAAACCCGTCCCACTGCTCGTCCTGCGGGGTCTGCGTCTCGATATGCCCCTACGGCGCGCCCCGCTTTGACCCAAAAACCGGCAAGGCCTTCATCGAGGCCACCCTTTGCAAGGGCTGCGGCCTGTGCACGGCATCCTGCCGTTCGGGGGCCATATCCCTCAAGGGCTTTGATGCGCCCCAAGTATTCGCACAAATCGAAGCCCTGTAA
- the gpmA gene encoding 2,3-diphosphoglycerate-dependent phosphoglycerate mutase: MYKVVLLRHGESSWNRENRFTGWTDVPLTDKGVEEAKSAGRILKEEGYVFDEAHTSVLKRAIKTLWLALEEMDLMYVPISHSWRLNERHYGALQGLNKAETAERHGEEQVLLWRRSYDVPPPPLETADARHPSHDPRYKGLNPSDIPASECLKDTVARFLPYWHQVVVPRIKLGKRVILTAHGNSLRALVKYLDNISDEEILKLNIPTGVPLVYELDRDLKPISSRYLGDPEAVAKAAQDVANQAKKK, from the coding sequence ATGTACAAGGTAGTTCTTCTGCGGCACGGAGAAAGCTCCTGGAACCGCGAAAACAGGTTTACCGGCTGGACCGACGTGCCGCTTACAGACAAGGGCGTGGAGGAGGCCAAAAGCGCCGGGCGCATTCTGAAGGAGGAGGGCTACGTCTTTGACGAGGCCCACACCTCGGTACTGAAACGCGCCATAAAGACCCTGTGGCTCGCCCTGGAGGAGATGGATTTGATGTACGTTCCCATCTCTCACTCCTGGCGGCTCAACGAGCGCCACTACGGCGCGCTCCAGGGTCTCAACAAGGCCGAAACCGCCGAGCGCCACGGCGAGGAGCAGGTGCTTCTGTGGCGGCGCTCCTACGACGTGCCGCCGCCCCCCCTGGAAACCGCCGACGCCCGGCATCCCTCCCATGACCCGCGCTACAAGGGCCTGAACCCCTCGGACATCCCGGCCTCCGAATGCCTCAAGGACACGGTGGCCCGCTTCCTTCCGTACTGGCACCAGGTGGTGGTCCCCCGTATCAAGCTCGGAAAGCGCGTGATACTCACCGCCCACGGCAACAGTTTGAGAGCCTTGGTAAAGTACCTGGACAACATCTCGGACGAGGAAATCTTAAAACTAAACATCCCCACCGGCGTTCCCCTTGTCTACGAGCTGGACAGGGACTTGAAGCCCATAAGCTCCCGCTACCTGGGCGACCCGGAGGCGGTGGCCAAGGCGGCGCAGGACGTAGCGAACCAAGCCAAGAAAAAATGA
- a CDS encoding DUF3786 domain-containing protein translates to MAETSYRRIILHNIDRLYMRLPGDLDEKLAARRFGDDFHFDAFGERCRIHPDGISLGGLEEDGPRGVVVSLYALHAACEPCRHDPPVSFRDLPGSAPYVGAFKNRTENVLMPFVEDISEARDRLMAGLCGEPAPEGILNTADFSLRLHPLPKVGLTYLFYMPDEDFPPSVTCLYSKNAHCFMPTDALADVGEYTSRRILELLGILIE, encoded by the coding sequence ATGGCCGAAACAAGCTATCGCAGGATAATTCTCCACAACATCGACCGCCTCTACATGAGGTTGCCGGGCGACCTGGACGAGAAGCTCGCAGCCAGGCGTTTCGGGGACGACTTCCACTTCGACGCCTTCGGCGAGCGCTGCCGCATCCACCCGGACGGCATAAGCCTTGGCGGACTTGAGGAGGACGGCCCTCGCGGGGTGGTGGTCTCCCTCTACGCCCTTCACGCGGCCTGCGAGCCCTGCCGCCACGACCCGCCGGTGTCCTTCCGGGACCTGCCGGGAAGCGCGCCCTACGTGGGGGCATTCAAGAACCGCACCGAAAACGTGCTTATGCCCTTTGTGGAGGACATAAGCGAAGCGCGGGACCGCCTCATGGCCGGGCTTTGCGGGGAGCCCGCGCCGGAGGGGATATTGAACACGGCGGATTTTTCGCTCCGGCTCCACCCCCTGCCCAAGGTGGGCCTGACCTATCTTTTCTACATGCCGGATGAGGACTTTCCGCCCTCCGTCACCTGCCTTTACTCGAAAAACGCGCATTGCTTCATGCCCACGGACGCCCTGGCGGACGTCGGCGAATACACTTCCAGGAGAATATTGGAGCTTTTGGGAATTCTAATTGAATGA
- a CDS encoding inorganic pyrophosphatase Ppa has translation MTLSFFLEKVERFDLVPYENKQRLKKTHVPFSGTPKKHPTDDARMVLLPDPLSSVVTYYEFAASDVEYVERLPNVVALSGENCVMVRLWVKKGCVALRSTCFVVAETPGFDFTG, from the coding sequence ATGACCCTTTCGTTTTTTCTGGAAAAGGTGGAGCGCTTCGACCTTGTTCCCTACGAAAACAAGCAGCGCCTAAAAAAGACCCACGTGCCCTTCTCCGGAACCCCGAAAAAGCACCCCACCGATGACGCCCGGATGGTGCTTCTGCCCGATCCGCTTTCATCGGTGGTCACCTACTACGAGTTCGCCGCGTCCGACGTGGAATACGTGGAGCGGCTTCCCAACGTGGTGGCTCTTTCCGGCGAAAACTGCGTGATGGTGAGGCTGTGGGTGAAAAAGGGCTGCGTGGCCCTTCGCTCCACATGCTTCGTGGTTGCCGAAACCCCCGGTTTCGACTTCACCGGTTAA
- a CDS encoding metal ABC transporter permease has translation MPDLAPLYSFLAAVFPFSCMEARFMQQAMAGLLLLSPLCAAMGVSIVNFRMAFFSDAISHSAFTGVALGLLLGVSAQASMMGFGVLIGLLIVSVGRRSSLSKDTVIGVFFSGVIAFGLAVVSRDRQAARDVTRFLYGDILTTSDAQIWCLFLLFAVLMAFVALGYNRMLLMGINQSVAQAHRVRVKLYQYLFAGLVSVVVIFAVWAVGVFLVTALLIVPAATGRNLARSAGGMFWWAVGVSLISAVTGLIISAQPWAETATGATVVLASCLFFLISLLPGAFSGKTPR, from the coding sequence ATGCCTGACCTTGCGCCCCTGTATTCCTTTCTGGCGGCCGTTTTTCCCTTTTCCTGCATGGAGGCCCGCTTCATGCAGCAGGCAATGGCGGGGCTTTTGCTTCTTTCCCCCCTGTGCGCGGCAATGGGGGTTTCCATAGTCAATTTCCGCATGGCCTTCTTTTCGGACGCCATTTCACATTCGGCCTTTACTGGCGTGGCCCTGGGCCTCTTGCTGGGCGTTTCGGCCCAGGCCTCCATGATGGGTTTCGGAGTTCTCATCGGCCTTCTCATCGTATCGGTGGGGCGGCGCTCTTCCCTTTCCAAGGACACGGTGATAGGCGTATTCTTCTCCGGGGTGATAGCCTTCGGGCTCGCGGTGGTGAGCCGGGACAGGCAGGCGGCCCGCGACGTCACCCGCTTTCTGTACGGCGACATCCTCACCACCTCGGACGCCCAGATATGGTGCCTCTTTCTCCTGTTCGCGGTCCTGATGGCTTTTGTTGCCCTCGGATACAACCGGATGCTTCTGATGGGAATAAACCAGAGCGTTGCCCAGGCCCACCGGGTGCGGGTGAAGCTCTACCAGTACCTTTTCGCAGGGCTTGTATCTGTAGTGGTGATATTTGCCGTATGGGCGGTGGGGGTCTTCCTGGTTACCGCCCTTCTCATCGTGCCCGCCGCAACCGGACGGAACCTTGCCCGGTCCGCCGGGGGAATGTTCTGGTGGGCCGTGGGCGTTTCCCTGATATCCGCAGTAACGGGCCTGATAATTTCCGCCCAGCCCTGGGCAGAGACCGCCACCGGGGCCACGGTGGTGCTGGCCTCCTGTCTGTTTTTCCTTATAAGCCTCCTTCCGGGCGCTTTTTCCGGCAAAACCCCAAGATGA
- a CDS encoding metal ABC transporter ATP-binding protein, with product MNSPRSENSAVSFEDVTVSFGGVVILGRVTASVPKGSITALIGPNGAGKTMLLMALLGQVAYEGKIRVDAARLGYVPQRLDFDRGLPVTVLDFLVMDRQRRPLFFGIGARHRARAMEALDYVKAAHLALKRLGSLSGGELQRVLLALALSQEPQILIMDEPAAGVDVAGEGLLCEIFARLHKDSPVTQIIVTHDLSMVSAHATDVICLKKTVKAAGPISVLTDEILAATFGLHTSQPGKCVAETWCSHA from the coding sequence ATGAATTCCCCCCGGTCTGAAAACTCTGCGGTATCCTTCGAGGACGTCACCGTATCCTTCGGGGGCGTGGTCATCCTGGGCCGCGTTACCGCAAGCGTGCCCAAGGGAAGCATTACAGCCCTCATCGGTCCCAACGGCGCGGGCAAGACCATGCTTTTGATGGCCCTTTTGGGTCAGGTGGCCTATGAGGGAAAAATAAGGGTGGATGCGGCCCGCCTTGGCTACGTGCCCCAGAGGCTCGACTTCGACCGGGGGCTTCCCGTGACTGTGCTGGATTTTCTGGTCATGGACCGCCAGCGAAGGCCGCTTTTTTTCGGGATAGGCGCAAGGCACAGGGCGCGGGCCATGGAAGCCCTGGATTACGTCAAGGCGGCGCATCTCGCCCTAAAAAGGCTTGGGTCGCTTTCAGGCGGCGAGCTTCAGAGGGTGCTCCTGGCCCTGGCCCTTTCCCAGGAGCCCCAGATACTTATTATGGACGAGCCCGCAGCCGGGGTGGACGTGGCGGGGGAGGGCCTCCTGTGTGAGATTTTCGCCAGGCTTCATAAAGACAGCCCGGTGACCCAGATAATCGTCACCCACGACCTTTCGATGGTTTCGGCCCACGCCACGGACGTCATCTGCCTGAAAAAAACCGTGAAGGCCGCAGGGCCCATCTCCGTTCTCACCGACGAAATTCTCGCCGCCACCTTCGGCCTTCATACGTCCCAGCCGGGAAAGTGCGTGGCGGAGACGTGGTGCAGCCATGCCTGA
- a CDS encoding zinc ABC transporter substrate-binding protein: protein MKTVRFFYIIVIMCLILSAASAVAGPRPLKVLCSTYPMYVFTSSVAKGSAGVSVDLMLPSALGCPHDYVLTPKDMRKLAEADVLVINGLGMEEFLDASLKKAKPKLKIIDTSAGQKGILRLMGDDGQGHHHGGFNPHLFSSPKRAAQMVKALGESLAALDGKNSSLYRKNAAFWHGRLSGLAASYARAAAAFPNRRIVTQHAVFDYLAEDCGLAIVAVVEDEPGQEPSASDMLEIVKAIRAKKAAALFTEPQYPAKVGETIAREAGIPVAALDPVANGPDGADISHYEAAMQKNLGILKSVLGKK from the coding sequence ATGAAAACCGTTCGCTTTTTCTACATTATCGTCATAATGTGCCTGATCCTTTCAGCGGCATCCGCCGTTGCAGGACCAAGGCCCCTCAAGGTGCTCTGCTCCACCTATCCCATGTATGTTTTCACAAGCTCGGTGGCCAAAGGCTCGGCTGGGGTGTCGGTTGACCTCATGTTGCCGTCGGCCCTTGGCTGCCCCCACGATTACGTACTGACTCCAAAGGACATGCGAAAACTGGCAGAGGCCGACGTCCTGGTGATAAACGGCCTGGGCATGGAGGAGTTTTTGGATGCGTCGCTGAAAAAGGCCAAGCCCAAGCTCAAAATCATCGACACATCTGCGGGGCAGAAGGGTATTCTAAGGTTGATGGGCGATGACGGACAAGGCCATCATCACGGAGGGTTCAACCCGCACCTTTTTTCATCCCCAAAACGCGCGGCGCAGATGGTGAAGGCCCTTGGGGAGTCCCTGGCCGCGCTGGACGGGAAAAACTCCTCCCTTTACCGAAAAAACGCGGCCTTCTGGCACGGGCGGCTGTCCGGCCTTGCGGCCTCTTACGCCAGGGCGGCGGCGGCCTTTCCCAACCGAAGAATCGTCACACAGCACGCGGTTTTCGACTATCTGGCTGAGGACTGCGGCCTTGCAATAGTGGCAGTTGTGGAGGATGAGCCCGGACAGGAGCCCTCGGCCTCGGACATGCTGGAAATCGTGAAGGCCATCAGGGCCAAAAAGGCGGCGGCACTCTTTACCGAACCCCAGTATCCTGCAAAGGTCGGCGAGACCATAGCCAGGGAGGCCGGAATACCGGTGGCGGCGCTCGATCCGGTGGCCAACGGCCCGGACGGGGCAGATATTTCCCATTACGAGGCCGCGATGCAAAAAAACCTCGGAATTTTAAAATCCGTCCTGGGGAAAAAATGA
- a CDS encoding CopG family transcriptional regulator yields MSRKPVTLTFKVDPALAEILDKVPNKSEFVRRAVLSALENTCPLCSGTGILTPRQRDHWATLARTHFMAKCGDCQEYHLVCHAGDSPDHSHGMDLESHLK; encoded by the coding sequence ATGAGCCGAAAACCGGTAACGCTCACATTCAAGGTCGATCCGGCTCTCGCCGAAATCCTCGACAAGGTTCCGAACAAAAGCGAGTTCGTGCGAAGGGCCGTTCTTTCAGCCCTTGAAAACACCTGCCCCCTTTGCAGCGGAACCGGGATTCTGACCCCCCGCCAGAGGGATCACTGGGCTACGCTTGCCCGCACCCATTTCATGGCCAAGTGCGGTGACTGCCAGGAATACCACCTTGTCTGCCATGCGGGGGACTCTCCAGATCATTCGCATGGCATGGACCTGGAAAGCCATCTGAAATGA
- a CDS encoding MBL fold metallo-hydrolase, whose protein sequence is MNRLCATFLEGASVILEFGGSVRLLTNPRFKEKSKTDDSLIDRLSRLTGLVITAFEPGQADLSAPWSKTVLEAPVVVPRGFVWQAELAGFSTCHELAAGESVGLGPIRLTATPAAPADGRFSAIIEAFGFTVFFAGETLFEPLLGAVPKSFPKIDLAFLPVGGPAFSSSSRPKTLMSAQEAAGLCAVLRPRTAIPILWEADPTSPAAFITAAKIFAPATKIKILKYGESVCL, encoded by the coding sequence ATGAATCGACTTTGCGCAACCTTCCTTGAAGGCGCCTCGGTGATCCTTGAGTTCGGCGGCTCGGTCCGCCTTTTGACCAATCCGCGTTTCAAGGAAAAATCAAAAACCGATGACAGCCTTATCGACCGGCTTTCCCGACTGACCGGCTTGGTGATAACCGCCTTTGAACCCGGACAAGCCGACCTTTCCGCCCCGTGGTCAAAAACGGTCCTGGAAGCTCCGGTGGTGGTGCCCAGGGGCTTTGTCTGGCAGGCGGAGCTTGCCGGTTTTTCCACCTGCCATGAACTCGCAGCGGGCGAATCCGTCGGCCTTGGCCCAATCAGGCTCACCGCAACCCCTGCGGCCCCTGCCGACGGAAGGTTCAGCGCCATTATCGAGGCGTTCGGATTTACGGTTTTTTTCGCCGGGGAAACCCTTTTCGAGCCTCTTTTGGGAGCCGTTCCCAAAAGTTTTCCCAAAATTGACCTGGCCTTTCTGCCTGTTGGCGGCCCTGCCTTTTCGTCTTCATCCCGCCCCAAAACCCTGATGTCGGCCCAGGAGGCCGCTGGCCTGTGCGCCGTATTGCGCCCTCGCACGGCAATTCCCATACTCTGGGAGGCGGATCCCACCTCTCCCGCAGCCTTTATCACGGCTGCAAAAATATTCGCACCCGCCACAAAAATCAAAATCCTGAAATACGGCGAGTCCGTCTGCCTTTAG
- a CDS encoding prepilin-type N-terminal cleavage/methylation domain-containing protein, with product MIALTRKRQKGFTLVELMIVIAIIAILAAIAIPMVLRYRIRGYNTAALTDLKNGFISAQSHYSAHVGTPVTLSLLKSAGYTQTANVILTVNDGNETALSISTTHANGDTTYSISSDGTITH from the coding sequence ATGATCGCCCTCACGCGCAAAAGACAAAAAGGCTTCACCCTGGTGGAACTCATGATAGTCATCGCCATAATCGCGATCCTGGCGGCGATAGCGATTCCAATGGTGTTGCGATACCGGATAAGGGGCTACAACACGGCGGCGCTCACCGATCTTAAAAACGGCTTCATATCGGCCCAGAGCCATTATTCCGCCCACGTCGGGACCCCGGTCACCCTGTCCTTGCTGAAATCGGCAGGCTACACGCAGACCGCCAACGTGATCCTCACCGTGAATGACGGCAACGAAACAGCCCTTTCCATCAGCACCACCCACGCTAACGGGGACACCACCTACTCCATCTCCTCCGACGGCACCATAACGCATTGA
- a CDS encoding ketoacyl-ACP synthase III produces MIRSRIKGIGSYVPPKSVTNDDLAKIMTTSHEWIHTRSGIEARRFAEEGVSCSDLALLAVKNALEDAHITEQDVDFIIFATLSPDHHFPGSACYLQAKMGIPGVPCLDVRNQCSGFIYSLAVADAFVRTGAYRNILVVGAEVHSSALNFTDEGRDVAVLFGDGAGAVIVSPSEDADRGILYTELHADGRHAKALYLDIWDISKKPYITEETAKSRQIWPQMDGKTVFKHAVTRLPEVIESTLEKTGVKAEDIKYVIPHQANLRINQFAAAKLKWPEEKFLHNIERYGNTTAASIPLLLDETVRAGMVEPGDILLLAAFGAGFTWGTALIRW; encoded by the coding sequence ATGATCCGAAGCCGTATCAAGGGGATAGGCAGTTACGTACCGCCAAAGTCCGTCACCAACGACGACCTTGCGAAAATCATGACCACCAGCCATGAATGGATTCACACCAGAAGCGGCATCGAGGCGAGGCGTTTTGCCGAAGAGGGCGTAAGCTGCTCCGACCTTGCGCTCTTAGCCGTCAAAAACGCACTGGAAGACGCTCACATAACCGAGCAGGACGTGGATTTCATCATTTTCGCCACTCTCTCGCCGGACCATCATTTTCCGGGCTCCGCCTGCTACCTCCAGGCCAAGATGGGCATTCCGGGCGTTCCCTGCCTGGACGTCCGAAACCAGTGTTCGGGCTTCATCTATTCGCTGGCTGTGGCCGACGCCTTTGTGAGGACCGGCGCGTACAGGAACATACTTGTGGTGGGGGCCGAGGTCCACTCAAGCGCACTCAACTTCACCGATGAAGGGCGCGACGTGGCGGTTCTTTTCGGCGACGGGGCCGGGGCCGTCATCGTTTCGCCCAGCGAAGACGCGGACAGGGGGATTCTTTACACCGAACTGCACGCGGACGGACGCCACGCAAAGGCCCTTTACCTGGACATCTGGGACATATCCAAGAAGCCCTACATCACCGAGGAGACTGCGAAGTCCAGGCAGATATGGCCCCAGATGGACGGCAAGACCGTTTTCAAGCACGCTGTGACAAGGCTTCCTGAGGTGATCGAAAGTACGCTGGAAAAAACCGGGGTAAAGGCCGAAGATATCAAGTACGTTATTCCGCACCAGGCCAACCTTCGTATAAACCAGTTCGCCGCCGCCAAGCTGAAATGGCCGGAGGAAAAATTTCTTCACAACATCGAGCGCTACGGCAACACAACCGCCGCGTCCATCCCGCTTCTTCTGGATGAGACTGTGAGGGCGGGCATGGTGGAGCCGGGGGATATTTTGCTGCTTGCGGCTTTCGGCGCGGGCTTCACATGGGGAACGGCGCTGATCAGGTGGTGA